The following are from one region of the Actinoplanes sp. L3-i22 genome:
- a CDS encoding transposase, whose product MGRPWVVDDELWKLIEPVLPAWPEKAPGPRPIPDRLCLQGILFVLHTGLGWEDLPQEVGFGSGMTCWRRLERWTNAGVFDQVHQILLAKLNAANRIDWSRAAMDGSHIDAKKGVPGQVRRRSIVASPARSTT is encoded by the coding sequence GTGGGCAGGCCGTGGGTCGTTGATGACGAGTTGTGGAAGTTGATCGAGCCGGTCCTGCCGGCGTGGCCGGAGAAGGCTCCCGGGCCGAGGCCGATCCCGGATCGTCTCTGCTTGCAGGGCATCCTGTTTGTGCTGCATACCGGGCTGGGCTGGGAAGACCTGCCGCAGGAAGTCGGCTTCGGCTCGGGGATGACGTGCTGGCGGCGCCTCGAACGCTGGACCAACGCGGGGGTCTTCGATCAGGTGCATCAGATACTGCTGGCCAAGCTGAACGCGGCGAACCGGATCGACTGGTCGAGAGCGGCGATGGACGGTAGTCACATCGACGCAAAAAAGGGGGTGCCGGGACAGGTCCGTCGCCGGTCAATCGTGGCAAGCCCGGCTCGAAGCACCACCTGA
- a CDS encoding transposase translates to MICDGNGTPIYVLTSGANVPDISRALDLLDCYPPIAGRPGRPRRRFEVLLADKGYSSEAFRQACRERGTEPIIAKPKTPNIKGLGKLRYVVEQTFALLHQFRRLAVRLRCLGLQCLDW, encoded by the coding sequence CTGATCTGCGACGGCAACGGGACCCCGATCTACGTGCTGACCAGCGGCGCGAATGTGCCGGACATCAGCCGCGCTCTTGATCTGCTCGACTGCTATCCGCCGATCGCCGGCCGTCCGGGCCGCCCTCGCCGCCGCTTCGAGGTCTTGCTGGCCGACAAGGGCTACAGCAGTGAGGCCTTCCGCCAGGCCTGCCGCGAACGCGGCACTGAGCCGATCATCGCGAAGCCGAAGACGCCCAACATCAAGGGTCTGGGCAAGCTGCGTTACGTCGTCGAGCAGACCTTCGCTCTGCTGCACCAATTCCGCCGCCTGGCCGTTCGGCTGAGGTGTCTGGGACTGCAGTGCCTGGATTGGTGA
- a CDS encoding DUF6301 family protein, translating to MAQWRALDETMTVRAARTLLSAEPWLMSAVVPQAAADLGWQVTDFDQEWADLGAFLDTGLGLGPMSGFFRTDEQSRVESVSMNLTEKAVGDKPAIEAFKQDAFAAAAAALTGEFGRPTDPLPGEEPQLWWRRPDTAFGLITKDDAVGIQLTPNQLMTGPWK from the coding sequence ATGGCGCAGTGGCGAGCCCTCGACGAGACCATGACGGTACGGGCGGCGCGGACCCTGCTGTCGGCCGAGCCGTGGCTGATGTCGGCCGTCGTCCCGCAGGCCGCCGCCGACCTCGGCTGGCAGGTGACCGACTTCGACCAGGAGTGGGCGGACCTCGGCGCGTTCCTGGACACCGGGCTCGGGCTCGGCCCGATGAGCGGCTTCTTCCGTACCGACGAGCAGAGCCGCGTCGAGTCGGTCTCGATGAACCTCACGGAGAAAGCCGTCGGGGACAAACCGGCGATCGAGGCGTTCAAACAGGACGCCTTCGCCGCGGCCGCCGCCGCCCTGACCGGAGAGTTCGGCCGGCCGACCGACCCGCTGCCGGGCGAGGAACCACAGCTGTGGTGGCGCCGCCCGGACACCGCATTCGGTCTGATCACCAAGGACGACGCGGTCGGCATCCAACTGACCCCCAACCAGCTGATGACCGGGCCATGGAAGTGA
- a CDS encoding DUF6192 family protein, with translation MLRRDTDASAVVKDLLRREEIAAQANADPPSRRLLHEAELDRYRQQQHHHHQQPTPGPAPRPPDPTPAARITAAETPREVLEPIGACTAFCVQVQPWCHICRQSHRSGRDGISKRGIGRFEPLGLTNAL, from the coding sequence CTGCTGCGCCGCGACACCGACGCCTCCGCAGTGGTCAAGGACCTGCTGCGCCGCGAGGAGATCGCCGCCCAGGCCAATGCTGATCCACCGAGCCGGCGACTGCTACACGAAGCCGAACTCGACCGATATCGGCAGCAGCAGCATCATCATCATCAGCAGCCAACGCCCGGACCGGCGCCGCGCCCGCCCGACCCGACGCCAGCGGCACGGATCACGGCGGCCGAGACACCACGGGAGGTGCTGGAACCCATCGGAGCCTGCACCGCATTCTGTGTCCAAGTACAACCCTGGTGCCACATCTGCCGTCAGTCCCACAGATCGGGGCGGGACGGGATTTCCAAGCGGGGCATCGGCAGGTTCGAGCCACTCGGGCTGACGAACGCCTTGTAG